In Agarivorans gilvus, one genomic interval encodes:
- a CDS encoding transporter substrate-binding domain-containing protein, whose amino-acid sequence MKKTLVAMMGALALASTAVDAKDWDVVRLAVDVPYEPFEYKAPDGTLTGFEIDLGNAVCEEMKVKCEWVVQAWDGIIPGLLARKYDAIFSSMSINEERAKKVLFSEAYYNTPTGFFGPKASQVDPANPDTLKGLVVGVQRGTIQDTYATENYSKVAEIKRYTTGDDLINDLRGGRLDVVVIDYPVGMSTIIDVEGGDAYKVLGDNVQLGEGVGVAARKRDKDLIEMFNKALATVKSNGTYDKINDKYFDYSIKK is encoded by the coding sequence ATGAAAAAAACACTAGTTGCGATGATGGGTGCTCTAGCATTGGCTAGCACTGCAGTAGACGCCAAAGATTGGGATGTAGTGCGTTTAGCTGTCGATGTGCCTTATGAACCTTTCGAATATAAAGCGCCAGACGGCACCTTAACCGGTTTTGAAATCGATTTGGGGAACGCAGTTTGTGAAGAAATGAAAGTAAAATGTGAGTGGGTTGTGCAAGCTTGGGATGGCATTATCCCTGGTCTACTAGCACGTAAGTACGACGCTATTTTCTCTTCTATGTCGATTAATGAAGAGCGTGCCAAAAAAGTACTATTCTCTGAAGCTTACTACAATACTCCAACTGGTTTCTTTGGCCCTAAAGCCAGCCAAGTTGACCCTGCCAATCCTGATACGCTTAAAGGTTTAGTGGTTGGTGTTCAACGCGGTACCATTCAAGATACTTACGCCACAGAAAACTACAGCAAAGTAGCCGAAATTAAGCGCTACACTACAGGTGATGATCTCATTAATGATTTACGTGGTGGTCGTCTGGACGTAGTGGTTATCGATTACCCAGTGGGTATGAGCACTATTATCGATGTTGAAGGTGGCGATGCATACAAAGTGCTAGGTGATAACGTTCAGTTAGGTGAAGGCGTGGGGGTAGCAGCCCGTAAGCGTGACAAAGACTTAATTGAAATGTTTAACAAGGCCTTGGCTACAGTTAAAAGCAACGGCACTTACGACAAAATCAATGATAAGTACTTTGATTACAGTATTAAAAAGTAA
- a CDS encoding ABC transporter permease, with translation MLDLHGYGPSIFVGAILTIEVAFLSLAVALALGMLAAVARLSKNKFANAIAVAYTTVIRGVPDLVLMLLIFFGAQIMMNNLSDWLYDTFEVDYYININEFVAGVTTIGFIFGAYMAETFRGAFLAVDNGQIEAGRAYGMSSMQVFRRITVPQMMRHAIPGIGNNWLVLVKTTALVSVIGLADMVRLAKEAAGAVHEPFLFFIPVAFVYLALTSVSEIILKRLEIRFSAGTVRS, from the coding sequence ATGTTAGATCTGCACGGTTACGGTCCCTCAATATTTGTTGGCGCGATCCTCACTATCGAAGTGGCGTTTTTATCCTTGGCGGTGGCCTTAGCGTTGGGAATGTTGGCGGCTGTCGCGCGTTTATCCAAAAACAAGTTTGCTAATGCAATAGCTGTCGCTTATACCACGGTGATTCGTGGGGTTCCTGATTTAGTATTAATGCTACTGATTTTTTTCGGTGCCCAGATCATGATGAACAATTTATCTGATTGGCTCTACGATACTTTTGAAGTCGATTACTACATTAATATCAATGAGTTTGTGGCAGGGGTTACCACTATCGGTTTCATCTTCGGAGCTTACATGGCGGAAACTTTTCGTGGTGCATTTTTGGCTGTTGATAATGGTCAGATAGAAGCGGGTAGAGCTTATGGCATGAGTTCTATGCAAGTGTTTCGTAGAATTACTGTGCCGCAAATGATGCGCCATGCGATACCGGGTATTGGTAATAATTGGTTGGTATTGGTGAAAACCACGGCTTTAGTCTCGGTAATCGGTTTGGCCGATATGGTTCGTCTAGCCAAAGAAGCGGCGGGGGCTGTGCACGAACCTTTCTTGTTTTTTATTCCGGTTGCCTTTGTTTATTTAGCGCTTACCAGTGTGTCTGAGATAATTCTTAAGCGCCTAGAAATTCGTTTTAGCGCCGGTACGGTAAGGTCTTAA
- a CDS encoding DUF3360 family protein — protein sequence MSSNNQQSQNEEELSYSEAHRPASEFASRSDYLDHELQIMKPRRFGLNLPGRDFRFEIEDLVPAVAGTIGIIAMYSAVMMAWAAGLSEKWDLSLGVDFAIEVARVEMIIPAFLFCILASGFINPKANLAGNHGPMIPMIFMIAMAGAHPLALAILIGVFGLILSAIKGGSRLVNLTSEGVAGGLLVFLGFTGSVSQIDSLIAWSNGLTNEAEGIAAGDLGYIALIVLAITVIVYAVLAKLGKRWLAIPLCAVTGFVVAMLAGAGFDLNFTTQPGLPNLNPVYWWGSTEQGWQLGLPNLQHFIASLPFAILAVAMWSPDFLGHRIFQELNYPKKTEKVLMDVDDTMTMCSIRQMVGTAVGGGNITSSWGTYMIPAAIAKRPIPGGAILLGSLVMLIAIVGYPMDAAVWPPVMRIALLVGVSLPLLEAGMQMIKDSKDSQSAGICVFAAMVTNPVLAWALTMLLDNNGLIGDKERPKKLSSLDRIVIPTVVLIICAAAMLAVGMLEGKYGIPALLQF from the coding sequence ATGTCTAGTAACAATCAACAGTCTCAAAACGAAGAAGAGCTAAGCTATTCAGAAGCCCACCGCCCAGCATCAGAATTTGCCTCTCGTTCAGACTATTTAGACCATGAACTACAAATAATGAAGCCTCGCCGCTTCGGTTTAAATTTACCCGGCCGAGACTTCCGTTTCGAAATAGAAGACTTAGTACCCGCTGTTGCAGGTACCATTGGTATTATCGCGATGTATTCTGCGGTAATGATGGCTTGGGCAGCAGGCCTCTCTGAAAAGTGGGACCTCAGCCTTGGCGTCGACTTCGCGATTGAAGTTGCTCGTGTGGAGATGATTATCCCCGCCTTTTTGTTTTGTATTTTAGCTTCAGGATTTATCAACCCTAAAGCCAACCTCGCCGGTAACCACGGCCCAATGATTCCAATGATTTTCATGATTGCTATGGCCGGTGCTCACCCACTAGCTCTTGCGATTTTGATTGGTGTATTTGGTTTAATCTTAAGTGCCATTAAAGGTGGCTCTCGCTTAGTTAACCTGACCAGTGAAGGGGTAGCCGGCGGCCTACTGGTATTCTTAGGTTTCACCGGTTCAGTGAGCCAAATCGATTCTTTAATCGCTTGGTCTAATGGCTTAACTAACGAAGCCGAAGGCATCGCCGCTGGCGACTTAGGCTACATCGCCCTAATCGTACTCGCCATCACGGTTATCGTTTATGCAGTGTTGGCTAAGCTAGGCAAGCGCTGGTTGGCCATTCCCCTTTGTGCGGTAACCGGCTTCGTGGTTGCGATGTTAGCAGGCGCAGGTTTTGACTTAAACTTTACCACTCAACCAGGTTTACCCAACTTAAACCCTGTTTACTGGTGGGGTTCAACGGAACAAGGTTGGCAACTAGGTTTACCTAACCTACAGCACTTTATTGCATCACTACCCTTTGCCATCTTGGCTGTAGCTATGTGGTCTCCTGATTTCCTAGGTCACCGAATTTTCCAAGAGTTAAACTACCCGAAAAAAACCGAAAAAGTATTAATGGACGTGGATGACACCATGACCATGTGTTCAATTCGTCAAATGGTAGGTACAGCGGTAGGCGGCGGTAACATTACTTCTAGCTGGGGTACTTATATGATCCCAGCAGCCATTGCCAAACGCCCTATCCCTGGCGGCGCTATCTTACTAGGTTCTTTAGTTATGCTAATCGCCATCGTTGGTTACCCAATGGATGCTGCGGTCTGGCCACCAGTTATGCGTATTGCATTATTAGTAGGTGTATCTTTACCCCTATTAGAGGCAGGCATGCAGATGATTAAAGACTCTAAAGATTCACAATCTGCTGGTATTTGTGTTTTTGCCGCGATGGTAACTAACCCTGTATTAGCTTGGGCTCTTACAATGTTACTAGATAACAACGGCTTAATTGGTGATAAAGAGCGTCCTAAGAAACTCAGCTCTTTAGACCGCATTGTGATTCCAACTGTTGTGTTAATTATCTGCGCAGCGGCTATGTTGGCAGTAGGTATGCTGGAAGGTAAATACGGCATTCCAGCACTGTTACAGTTTTAA